The genomic stretch CCGGCATGGCGCGCGGCTTGCCGGCCAGCAACGGCGCAAGCAGTCCGTCAAGCCGGTCGACCAGGGCAGTGGCGGAATCGCAGACCGCCAGGCCCGGCCCGAACCGGTCGTCCCGCGCTGCGGCGAGCCGGCGGCGCAGCCCGGCGATCCCGGCCTCCGGCCGCGGCCCGCGCAGCGCCGCCCGTTCGAGGGCGCGGGCCTGCCGCCGCGTGTCCGCCAACGGCTGCCCGGCGGCGCACAGCGGATGCTTGAGCAGGGCGAGCAGGCCGGTCGGCGCAAGCCCGTCCTCGACCGCGCGGGCGAGCAGCAGCAGGAAGGAGGCCGGCGGCGTGGCGGCCAGCGGCACGCCGGCGGAATCGTCGACGGTCACGCCCCAGCGCTGCATTTCGGCAGCGACCCGCCGGCCGAGGTCGCGGTCGGGCGTGACCAGGGTGGCGGTCTTGCCCGGCGTATCGAGGGTCCGGCGGAAGGCCAGCGCGACGACCCGCGCCTCTTCGCCGGGATCGCGGCAGACGATGCAGCCGAGGTCCGGGCCGAGCGCGGCGGCCAGCGTATCGCCGTCGAGCGGCCGGCGCGCCCAGGCCTCCGTCGTCCCGGCCGGCCGCAGGGCTTCGGCGATCAGGCTAACGCGCGCGCGCGGCGCCTCGTACAGGGCGGCGCCGTCCGCCGGGGCCGGTTCCGGCCAGTCCTGCACGTCCTCCCGCCGGATGCCGAGGCGTTGCAGCAGCCGCGCAAGGCCGAACTGGGGATGGCCTTCGTCGGCCTCGACCGCCGACCAGCTTTCCTCGTCGAGATGGCGGTCCAGTCCCGGCAGGACGACCTGGCCGTCCGGCAGCGCCGCGACCGTCGCCAGCAGGTCGGCCGTCGCCGGGATGCTGCCGGTCGAGCCGGCGGCGATCACCGGATGGCCCGGCGCGGCCTGGGCCCAGCGCCGCTCCAGCCGCTCCAGCAGCAGGTTGCGCCGCGCCGCCGGATCCATCGCGCCGTTCTCTGCCAGGACGGCGGGCCAGTGCGCGGTCACGATCTTCAGGAATTCGAGGGTCTGTTGCCAGTGCGCGGATAGGTCGGCAGGCGCCAGTTCGGCCAGGCGGTCGAAGGACAGCCGCTCGGTCTGGGCCTGGTCGAGCAGCCGCGCCAGCGCCTGGGCCAGCAGCACGGCCTGCTCCGCCGAGGCATCGCGCTCCCGCTCGAGGATCAGCCGGGCCAGCAGCAGTTGTCGTTTCAGTTCGGGAATCGCGGGCGGCGTCTCGAACAGCGAACCGTCATCGGGCGGCAGGTCGTCGCCGGCCGAAAGAGCGAGATCGTCCTCGTCGACATCGCCGATCGGGCGCATCCTCGGCAGCAGCAGGGGCGCGCCACCGCTCAGCCGCAGGAAAGCCTCGCGCAGGGTGCGGCAGGCGCGGCGCGTCGGCAGCAGGACCAGGACCGGCGCCAGGCTTTCGGGCGCGCCGCCGAAACGGTCGAACAGGCCGCGTGCGAGGGCCGTGACGAAATCCCGCTGGGGCGGGATGGTGTAGACGCTTCGGGCGGGCACGCCGTCCGCCGCCATTTTGCCGGTCCCGGTCATTGTGCGGTCATGGTGCGGTCAGCCGGCGTCGAACAGGTCGGCCTGGGCCGGCGGCGCGGCGGCATCGCCCTGTGCGATATGGGCGTAGAGCCGGCTGACCCGCTCGAAGCTGTCCGGCGTGCCGACATGGTGCCAGGCGCCGTCGTGCCGGATGCCGTACAGGCGTTCGCGTTCGAGCGCGCGGTCGTAGACCCGGTTGAGGGAAAAGGCGCCCGGCGCCATGCCGTCGAACAGGGCCGGACTGAGGATCTGGCTGCCGGTGAAGACGAAGGGCGCGATCTCCGCTTCGCCGCGGCGCTGCAACCGGCCTTCGATATCCATGAAGAAATCGCCGTCGCCGGCATATCCCGTGGCGGCGACCGTCGGGTGGACCAGCAGCAGGGCATCCATGCGCGCCGGATCCCAGGCTTCGGCGAGGCGGTGCAGCGCCGGGGTCGGCCCGTCCTCCCAGACCGTGTCGCTGTTGAGCACGAAAAAGGGGTCCGGTCCCAGCGCGTCGAGCGCATTGAGCACGCCGCCGCCGGTATCGAGAATTTCGGCCTCGTGGCTGATGACGATCTCCGGCGCGGTGCGCGCCTTCAGCCGCCGTTCGATCTGGGCGGCGAGGTGGTGGGTGTTGACGACGGCGCGGGTGACGCCGGCTTCGAGCGCCTTGTCCAGCGTCCGGTCCAGCATGGTCCGGCCGCCGACTTCGAGCAGCGGCTTGGGCGCGGCCCCGGTCAGCGGCCGCATCCGCGTGCCGAGGCCCGCAGCGAGCAGC from Rhodospirillaceae bacterium encodes the following:
- the addB gene encoding double-strand break repair protein AddB, whose protein sequence is MTGTGKMAADGVPARSVYTIPPQRDFVTALARGLFDRFGGAPESLAPVLVLLPTRRACRTLREAFLRLSGGAPLLLPRMRPIGDVDEDDLALSAGDDLPPDDGSLFETPPAIPELKRQLLLARLILERERDASAEQAVLLAQALARLLDQAQTERLSFDRLAELAPADLSAHWQQTLEFLKIVTAHWPAVLAENGAMDPAARRNLLLERLERRWAQAAPGHPVIAAGSTGSIPATADLLATVAALPDGQVVLPGLDRHLDEESWSAVEADEGHPQFGLARLLQRLGIRREDVQDWPEPAPADGAALYEAPRARVSLIAEALRPAGTTEAWARRPLDGDTLAAALGPDLGCIVCRDPGEEARVVALAFRRTLDTPGKTATLVTPDRDLGRRVAAEMQRWGVTVDDSAGVPLAATPPASFLLLLARAVEDGLAPTGLLALLKHPLCAAGQPLADTRRQARALERAALRGPRPEAGIAGLRRRLAAARDDRFGPGLAVCDSATALVDRLDGLLAPLLAGKPRAMPDYLRALCSAAAALAASPDDPAGRRLWAGDAGEALAGFIDDLADASAVVAPDALHDRATLLATLMLGRVVRPRYGAHPRLAIQGPLEARLHHADLTVLGGLNEGAWPPEAPVDPWMSRPMRLQFGLPSPERRTGLSAHDFAQAFCAPEVLVTRSEKVEGSPAVASRWLQRLDTVLEGALDAETLAGIRERDGALVALARQLDRPARVVSCARPQPRPPVAARPRRLSVTQIERWLRDPYTIYARHILRLRPLDEIDADPGALERGIILHDVFEAFVRDHPAGPLPPDALPKLLALGRARFMDLAHAPGVAALWWPRFERAAEAFVAREAVRRPAIRSSHVEVDGRIEIPAPAGPFTLTGKADRIDLKHGGGAEILDYKTGSLPKVKDVAAGFNPQLALEGLMLRRGGFADVPETADAADLTYWQLSGGRTPLETRPAAGRTPAADLIEDAEAGLARLVAAFDDPARAYAARPASAWALAYNDYEHLARIREWALAEADP
- a CDS encoding nucleotidyltransferase family protein, which encodes MTAPHTAPETAPETAMLLAAGLGTRMRPLTGAAPKPLLEVGGRTMLDRTLDKALEAGVTRAVVNTHHLAAQIERRLKARTAPEIVISHEAEILDTGGGVLNALDALGPDPFFVLNSDTVWEDGPTPALHRLAEAWDPARMDALLLVHPTVAATGYAGDGDFFMDIEGRLQRRGEAEIAPFVFTGSQILSPALFDGMAPGAFSLNRVYDRALERERLYGIRHDGAWHHVGTPDSFERVSRLYAHIAQGDAAAPPAQADLFDAG